A region from the Lepidochelys kempii isolate rLepKem1 chromosome 16, rLepKem1.hap2, whole genome shotgun sequence genome encodes:
- the PKN3 gene encoding serine/threonine-protein kinase N3 isoform X2: protein MDPGFQQKLEGEKEVIRRAIQKELKIKEGAENLRRVTTDKKNLVHIEHVLKSSNRKLEQLHWDLQELNARIVVTEKGESKTDGSMSPDPCLWERNPNPVARRIEALKKQLHIEMKVKQGAENMIQMYSNATSKDRKLLATAQQMLQDSKTKIELIRMQIVKVSQSAGGIEDAMDPAMKVGATISLLELRIEELRHHLCIEAAVAEGAKNVVKILGGRRVQDRKVLAEAQGRLQESSQKIDLLRLSLEQQLNELSSDHPKRALIKQELVNASSLGAPHVSIQPFTSLIKPTALTGSLEVRLMGCQDLLEKVPGRSRVFGSSPNHGSPSDMKSLNRARAGMSIHGRSTAAKHLRNEELCNEVLAVLKVDNKVVGQTNWGPVNNQAWDQSFVIELDRSRELEIAVYWRDWRELCAVKFLRLDDFLDNERHGMCLSLEPQGMLFAEVTFCNPVIERRSNLQRQKRIFPKQKGKEFLRASQMNINIATWGRLMMNILPPCSSMNTLSPPLRTPILTDFSSPVLLQTQTDSLSMLSSDYPVVKLTFGEEPPPKPPCLFLTADSKEVAPSPADSPCLKRLHVEERTRSSAVTETPNWASQRKRAVQLQDFHCIAMLGRGHFGKVLLGQYKATGKLYAIKALKKQDIISRDEIDSLNCEKRIFEVINSFSHPFLVNMFACFQTSDHACFVMEYTPGGDLMMRIHSDIFPEHVTQFYTACVVLGLQFLHEKKIIYRDLKLDNLLLDAEGFVKIADFGLCKEGMGFGDRTNTFCGTPEFLAPEVLTDTSYTRVVDWWGLGVLIFEMLVGESPFPGDNEEEVFDSIVNEEVCYPRFLSSEALPILRKLLQKCPERRLGAGERDAEEIKTQPFFKEIDWDALFARALKPPFVPFLRAPTDISNFDEEFTSQKPILTPPDELPVLTTEEQAVFKDFDFVSRYLLEV, encoded by the exons ATGGATCCAGGGTTCCAGCAGAAACTGGAGGGTGAGAAGGAAGTAATTCGTCGAGCTATCCAGAAGGAACTGAAGATCAAAGAGGGGGCGGAAAATCTGCGCAGGGTGACAACAGACAAGAAGAACCTGGTGCATATAGAGCATGTGCTGAAATCTTCCAATCGGAAACTGGAGCAGCTGCACTGGGATCTCCAGGAGCTTAATGCCCGGATTGTAGTAACAGAGAAAGGGGAGAGCAAAACAG ATGGTTCTATGTCCCCGGACCCTTGTCTCTGGGAAAGGAACCCAAACCCAGTGGCAAGGAGGATAGAGGCTCTGAAAAAGCAGCTGCACATTGAGATGAAAGTGAAACAGGGAGCTGAGAACATGATCCAGATGTATTCAAATGCAACGTCAAAG GACCGGAAGCTGTTGGCAACAGCTCAGCAAATGCTCCAGGACAGCAAGACGAAGATTGAGCTGATTCGCATGCAGATTGTGAAGGTATCTCAGTCGGCAGGTGGAATAGAGGATGCAATGGATCCAGCAA TGAAGGTGGGGGCCACCATCAGTCTCCTGGAGCTACGCATCGAGGAACTGCGGCATCACCTATGCATTGAAGCTGCTGTGGCTGAGGGGGCAAAAAATGTGGTGAAGATCCTGGGAGGCAGGCGGGTGCAGGATCGCAAAGTGTTGGCTGAA GCTCAGGGTCGTTTGCAAGAATCATCTCAGAAGATTGATTTGCTGCGCTTGTCCCTGGAGCAGCAGCTTAATGAGCTTTCTTCTGATCACCCAAAGCGGGCACTCATCAAGCAGGAGCTAGTGAATGCTTCCTCTCTGGGAGCTCCACATGTCAGCATCCAGCCCTTCACTTCACTGATCAAACCCACAGCTCTTACAG GTTCATTAGAAGTGAGACTGATGGGGTGTCAGGATCTGTTGGAAAAAGTTCCAGGACGTTCCCGAGTGTTTGGTTCATCTCCCAACCATGGGAGCCCAAGTGACATGAAGTCCCTGAACCGAGCACGAGCTGGGATGAGTATTCATGGCCGCAGTACTGCAGCAAAGCACTTGCGGAATGAGGAGCTGTGTA ATGAGGTGCTTGCTGTGCTCAAAGTGGACAATAAAGTGGTTGGTCAGACAAACTGGGGCCCAGTTAATAACCAGGCTTGGGACCAAAGCTTTGTCATTGAGCTGGATCGG TCCCGGGAGCTGGAGATTGCAGTTTATTGGCGTGACTGGAGAGAGCTGTGTGCAGTGAAGTTCTTGCGCTTGGATGACTTTCTCGATAATGAACGCCATGGGATGTGCCTCTCTCTCGAACCCCAAGGGATGCTTTTTGCAGAG GTGACCTTCTGTAACCCTGTGATTGAGAGACGGTCCAATCTGCAGCGCCAGAAACGCATTTTCCCGAAACAGAAAG gaaaggaGTTTCTCCGAGCTTCTCAGATGAACATAAATATTGCTACCTGGGGTCGTCTAATGATGAACATTCTCCCTCCATGTAGTTCCATGAACACGCTAAGCCCCCCACTTCGTACTCCCATTCTTACAGACTTTTCCTCTCCAGTGCTGCTGCAAACTCAAACTGATTCACTGTCCATGCTGAGCAG TGACTATCCAGTGGTTAAACTGACATTTGGCGAGGAACCTCCCCCTAAGCCTCCATGCCTTTTTTTGACAGCAGATTCCAAAGAGGTTGCTCCATCTCCTGCAGACTCTCCG TGTCTGAAGAGGCTACATGTGGAAGAGAGGACTCGCAGCTCTGCTGTAACAGAAACACCAAACTGGGCTTCTCAGAG GAAGAGGGCTGTTCAGCTTCAGGATTTTCACTGCATTGCCATGCTGGGACGAGGGCACTTCGGGAAG GTGCTGCTAGGTCAATACAAGGCAACAGGAAAGTTGTACGCTATCAAAGCCCTAAAGAAACAAGACATCATTAGCCGAGATGAGATTGATAG CTTGAACTGTGAGAAGCGAATCTTTGAAGTGATCAACTCCTTCAGCCATCCATTCCTGGTGAACATGTTTGCATGTTTCCAGACATCAGATCACGCATGTTTTGTGATGGAATACACCCCTGGTGGTGATCTCATGATGCGCATTCACTCTGATATCTTTCCAGAACATGTGACACA GTTTTACACAGCCTGCGTAGTGCTGGGACTCCAGTTCTTACATGAGAAGAAAATTATTTACAG GGACTTGAAGCTGGATAACTTGCTCTTAGATGCTGAGGGCTTTGTGAAGATTGCagattttgggctgtgtaaggaAG GGATGGGTTTTGGGGACCGCACTAACACTTTTTGTGGCACCCCTGAATTTCTGGCTCCAGAAGTCCTGACAGACACCTCATACACGCGGGTAGTGGACTGGTGGGGGCTTGGTGTGCTCATTTTCGAGATGCTTGTTGGTGAG TCTCCATTCCCTGGAGATAATGAAGAGGAGGTCTTTGATAGCATTGTTAATGAAGAGGTCTGCTATCCGCGATTCCTTTCTTCTGAGGCACTTCCCATACTCCGCAAG CTTCTCCAGAAATGTCCAGAACGTCGCcttggggcaggagagagggatGCAGAGGAGATTAAAACCCAGCCCTTTTTCAAG GAGATTGACTGGGATGCTCTGTTTGCCAGAGCACTGAAGCCCCCTTTTGTGCCCTTCTTAAGAGCTCCCACTGACATTAGCAACTTTGATGAAGAGTTTACTTCCCAGAAGCCAATCCTGACTCCTCCAGACGAGCTCCCTGTCCTGACCACTGAGGAACAGGCTGTCTTTAAGGACTTTGACTTTGTCTCCAGATACCTTCTGGAAGTCTGA